The stretch of DNA gttgtgcaagtctgatcagcagctacaggaaacgtttggtggaggttattgctgctaaaggaggttctaacagttattaaatacaagggtacACATACTTCccccagcctggactgtgaatgattaaacaatgcgTCCAATAAAGACATAAAGAGTGCaactgtttgtgtgttattagttttgACAGATTGTGAttgttattgtgacttagatgaagatcagacctgATTTATGAATAGTTAACACAGAAAAccaagtaattgcaaagggtGCACAGATCTTTACTTGCAACTTGTAGGTTAGGTCCTCTCATAGATGGTAGTGAGTTTTCTACCTCGGAGCTATAAAGCCATGGGTGAAGGTATTATTTAAAATTAAGAAAGACAaaaggaaaatcagagggttGAGGGCCATAGAGATCTGGCACAGTGGAGGAATTAACATCTGGTATAGAAGAGCCTTGATCatatttgaccataagacataggatcagaattaggccattcagcccatcgagtctgctctgccattccatcatggctgattccagatgccactcaaccccatacacctgccttctcaccatatcccttgatgccctgactgatcaggaaacgatcaacttccacctcaaATACTGTATGCCCATGGACTTGGcccccactgcagtctgtggcagagcattccacagattcactatgctctggctaaaaaaaaaaattcctctttacctctgttctaaagtgtcatcccctcaattttgaggctgtgccctctagttctggatagccctaccataggaaacatcctctccacaaccaccgtatctagtcctttcaacattcggtagtttTCAGTGAGTTCcccccaacattcttctaaattccagtgagcacaggcccaaggctgccaaaccctcctcgtatgttaaccccttcattcccgactCATTcccgtgaaccttctctggactctctccaatgacaacacatcctttctgagatacggggccctAACTTGttgacaataccccaagtgtggcctgactagtgtcttattaagcctcagcattatctccttgcttttatattctattccccttgaaataaatgccagcattgcatttgccttctttacgccttctttaccacagattcaacctgtaaattaaccttctggaagtcttgcatgaggactcctaggttcctttgcacttctgatgtttgaaccatctccccatttggataatagtccacactattgttccttttaccaaaatgcatcatcataaATTTCCctacactgttttccatctgccacttttttgcccattcttccaatttgtccaagtcccgCTGCAATCGCATTGCCTCCTCAGCCCTACCTACCCCACCACCTATCTTtgcttcatctgcaaactttgccacaaagccatcagttccattatctaaatcactgacaatgtgaaaagtagcggtcctaatactgaccccctaaggaacaccactagtcaccggcagccaaccagaaaaggccctttttatttccacttgctgcctcctgcctgtcagccattcctctaaccatgccagtatctttccagtaacaccacaggattttatcttgttaagcagcctcatgtgtcgaAACACCTTTTGAAAACACAAGCAAGTGACTCCAatgcctttcctttgtccaccttgcttgttccatcctcaaagaactctaacagatttttcaAGCCAGATTTCCCCTTCACGAAAGTCATGgggactttggcttattttatcattagtttccaagaACCCCAAACCCTCCTCCTTATTAATGGACTCCAATGTTTTCACAACCACTGGggttaactggcctgtaatttcctttcttttcgccttcctccctttttaaaaaCGTCATTTGCAAATTATCCAGTACTCTggaaaccatgccagaatcaaatgatttttgaagatcataaccaatgcatctgctatctcttcagcaacctctttcagcaCCCTAGGacgcagtccatctggtccaggtgacttatccaccttcaggtTGCCTAGCAgatctcctttgtaatagcaatggcactcactcttgTTCCCTgatactcacagacctctggcacattgctagtgtcttccatagtgaagactgatgcaaagtactaattaagttcatccgccatttctttgtcccccattactccctcaccagcatcattttccagtggttcagtaTCAATTCTcacctttttactctttatataactaaaaaacctttagtatcctgctttatattattgtctagtttgccctcatatttcatcttttgctttcttatggctttttctgttgccttttgttggattttaagaacttcccactcacttttactacattatatgctctttccttggcttttatgcagtcgttaacttcccttgtcagcaatgGTTGCCTACCACTGCCagttgagaacttcttcctctgtgggacatatctatcatggtttttgtgaactattcccagaaacttcagctatcttctctgctctgccgtcatccctgccagaaccccccccccccccccacaatccaCTAGGGCAAGCTCCTCTGTCATGCCTCAGCAATTCCCTCACTGATGTATCTGACTTGCGCTTCTCCCTCTTAAATTTCAGTATGAATTCTACCATACTATGATCGCCGACTCCTAggggctcctttaccttaagctgccTAATGTGTGTGGCCTCtgtcggtcgtggtcgaccatgggtactgcacctCTAGTAGTCACCGGGAGTGGcttttccagggcgcaagccagggcagagttgatatggagatccgtctgttgcccatgcagtgggacacccctgtccatgctgatgacaggtccaggCCAgacataagaactatgccacacatgaaggccaggagctggacttggttgtcagaggctgtttgagacgcacgccatgaagagcatttgtttagcagtgggagctcgtctccactaccacccttcggctatgactGGCTTTGGAGCCACTACctaataaaaaaaatctgattacacaacacccaatctaagatggcctttccccaagCAATCTCAAGcaaaaactgctctaaaaagccatctcataagtaTTCAatgaattccctctcttgcgatccaacaccagCCTGATatccccaatccccttgcatattgaatccCCCCCCTTAcaattacatgccctttccagctccctttgcgaTCTCACCCCACATTGTGGCtactatttagatagatagatactttattcatccccatggggaaattcaactttttttccaatgtcccatacacttgttgtagcaaaactaattacatacaatacttaactcagtaaaaaaaatttaaaaaaatatgatatgcatctaaatcaatatctcaaaaagcatttataatagcttttaaaaagttcttaagtcctggcggttgaattgtaaagcctaatggcattggggagtattgacctcttcatcctgtctgaggaggcCTATGTATGATTCCtataatggttcttttacccttctagttagaaacatggaaaacctacagcacaacacaggtccttcagcacacagtgctgtgccaaacatgtacttactttagaaattacctagggttacccatagccctctatttttctaagctccatgtacctatccatgagTCTTTTAAATGACCTTactgtatcctcctccaccaccagcgccagcagcccattccatgcactcaccactctgcacacctgacatctcctctgtacctacttccaagcaccttaaaactgtgctctcgtgtgtaagccatttcagccgtgagaaaaagcctctgactattcacacgatcaatgcctctcatcatcttgtacacctctatcaggtcacctcccatcctccgtcactcaacctgttctcataaggcatgctccccaatcctagcaacatccttgtcaatctcctctgcaccctttctatggtttccacatccttcctgtagggaggtgaccagaactgagcacagtactcccaactggggtctgacctgggttcctatatagctataacattacctctcggctcttaaactcaatcccatggttgatgaaggccaaatcaccttcttaaccagagtcaacctgtgcagcagcttttagggtcctatggactcggaccccaagatccctctgatctccaTACTGccgagtcttactattaatactacattctgccatcatatttgaccttccaaaatgaaccatctcacacttatctaggttgaactccatctgccacttctcagcccaattttgcatcctatcaatgtcctgctgtaacctctgacagccctccacactatccacaacacccccaccctttgtgtcatcagcaaatttactaacccatccctccacttcttcaaccaggtcatttataaaaatcacgaagggaagggatcccagaacagattcctgaggcaccccactagtcaccaacctccatgcagaatatgatccgtctacaaccactctttgctttctgtgagcaagccaattctggatccccttggatcccatgcctctttactttctcaataagcctcgcatggggtaccttatcaaatgctttgcagaaatccatatacactacatctactgttccaccttcaatgtgtttagtcacatcctcaaaaaagttcaaatcaggctcataagacacaacctgcctttgacaaagctatgctgactattcctagtcatattatgcctctttctaaagatgtaattccatccctTATCAacagccacaccaccgcctacgCCTTCCAGCCTGCCCTTTTGATACAaactatatcctttgatattaaggtcccaactatgaccttctttcagccacgagtCAGTGATACCCACATCATatccgaccaatctctaattgcaccataaattcatccactttattccaaaagctacatgcatttaaatacagcaccttcaaccCTGCATTCCCcagcctttttgattttgcctctgtggtacaattgaaATCTTTGCACCCAATcctggatcagccacgatgaaatggcacagcagactcgatgggcgaaATGGCCTTATTTTTGCTCCTGTATCTTCCCATAACcgctgggtttcctcagggtgcctCAGTTTCCTACCACATTCCTAAAGGTGcacaggttagtagattaataagtcacatggatgtaattgggcagtgttgTCTCATGGGGGAAGGGCCTGTACAGCATCTCTAGGAATAAAACGGCAGGACAACTCGTAGGTTGACCCATGGGTTAAGTCTGTAATCCAGAGCATTTGGGCTGTCTCATCGTTACAGTAATATTTGGTCTTGGGGAGAGGGGCAGGGAATATCTAgtgacatgcacacacacacacagtgctggaggaactcattaggccaggcagcatctatggacaggaataggcagtcaatgttttgggccgagatccttcatctgcagaatctcttgcttgTGAAGATCCTGTGATCTGGGCTGCAAAGCTAAAGTATATCAGTGGGTGAATAGCTTAGCTAAACTTGCAGTCTTGCAATGGATGGCTAGGCCATTGAGAAGTACAGATCAGAAACTGGCTCTTTGGGCCGTCTAGTCCTACTCCCATCgaactgcaccgggaccatagccttccatatccctactctctgtgtacccatccaaacttctcttaaaattgAAATCGATgaacttgtactggcagctcattccacactctcacgaccctctgagtgaagaaaagcTTCccgtcatgttccccttaaaacttctcacttttcacccttaacccatcacctctGGCTGCAGtccaacccaacctcagtggaaaaagcctgcttgcgtttaccgATGTACCTCTTCAGATAAACACTGACTTAACAAAGCGGAGAGAAACATGTAAAAGCCGGGGAGCATGGGAACTCAATCCATGATTATTAGTTCGAGGTGTAATAGCTCCTCCGACCACAGGAGGCGATTGGCGGCAGGTAAGAAAAAACAAGTCATAAAAAGTTCCTTCATTACTAACTACTACTCAAGCTACTTGTATAGCCTTGAGCTATTAGTAGCCTTCACCAGTGATCATCAAGAAGATTCAAAATTAGAATATATTTGGAAAgcaaagcacccggaggaaacccagcaGTTATGGGAGAACGAACAAATTCTTTAAAGACAGtagtaggaattgaacctgggtcgctggcgcAGTAGTAGCATTAGGCTATCCGCTACACTACTGTTTCATCCAGATAAAACTTGTATTTGAGATTGAGACTATAAAACCGtaagagcaggattaggccatttggcccatcgagcctgctccgccatttcatctattttccctctcagccccaatctcctgccttctccccgtatcccttcataccctgaccagtcaacctctgccataaatatacccacagCCATCTGCTGAGTCAActtaacagtttaaaaaaaaacaggtagcAGAATGGAGGTGCCACCTGAATCAATTAGGCTCATTTAtgttgaaactcagataaaattAAGGCAGAGTGGCGTGTTTGCAGTCCATGCAAGGATTCACTGGACATTGAACCAGGTGTTCAACCAGACCGTGTTCTTCTCGCACCTCACCTTCGTACAACAGCGGTCCTCGAAAGGAAGTCAATGGATCAGGTCACAAAAGGCAAAATGGAGGCGTGATCCCAGAGTGGCTGAGGGCAGGTGCTATGACTCAGATGTCTGAAGCAACGAAGACGCAGCTCATCCCGTACAATTCAAAAGGATCAAACATGAACAGCAACACAGAGCCAGAAAACTGAACATGAAATTCCTGGTGTTTATTGTTAAGCTTTTAATACAAGGAAATGCATAactaaaaaaagtttttttttaaactactgaCAGATGTCCAATATACTTCTAGCTAGCACAAGTAACGTTACCAAAATGGTAAGAAAATACACGCAGAACAAGACCAGGCCACAGAAAGATTGGTCTCTGTCAAAATGGAGAAAGTGAGTTCAGATCAGGAACCAAAAgtacattttaattgacttttttttaataaaaaatatTGGGGTATTGCATCACACCAAACAGCTTTTGCTTTACATCCGGGCGATGAACACATCCCTTACAACCCGAAGATTTGCATGTGTATTTGGAAAACCCGACTCTCTTGTCAAGGGATAATTACCACTCCTGCAAGAAATAAAGAAGCACACATGGacatcagttttttaaaaaaattttcacATAAAAAAGGCACAGGTTTCACCTTGTGTCAGCAGCCCGATTTGACTGCCCTTGAAAACTGGCCGCCATTTCACCCTGTCCTACGTAAGCCATGTGAGAAACAGACTTGAAGATATCCAGTAATTAATGCACATTAAATAAAAAACTGTCCTTGGCAacacagagagggaaaaaaaaatcaaaacagtTAAGCTCCTTGGTAATTTTGGCGAAAGCATTTTCTGGTTGAGGTTACAGTAGTACAAATCAACTATAGATCAATAACCAAGAAGGCTACGGGGCACCACTGGACAATATTCTCCACCCCACCTCTCCCGAAGACTTTGACTTCACCATTACGTTCTACAACTGCTTCCAATTGACACCttctgcccccctccccccaattcaTGGAAGAAATGTGCGTCAGAAGGTGTTTCAACAACTATGGGAGATCATAACCCGACTGTCATGCCAAGTCACCAGAAACGTCCAACATTTCAAAGGAAGAATGACGCAGTGGTTAGAAGCAGTTATGTCAACTGTTCGACACTCCCGCTATCCCTCCACAGCCCAAAGAGTGCCAAGGCCTGTATTAGCAACCCCGAGATACTGAACAAAaacagggggaggggggggggatgaaaATAAAAATACGGATGGGACGAGGTTGGTTTGGGAGAAGGGGGCTGACCAGGAGGTGAGGAAACCTCCTCCGTCCCTTGAGCATTAGACACTGAATAAGCCAAGTCTGCAATGTCAGACACACATCTGCAGTTGGAAAGTGGGTGGTGCCTCACCTTTGGATCAGAACATAGAGTACTGCATTCGGTCCACGTAGGCATTCCCCGCTGTGCTTGGCACGTCATACGGAGATCTAGTGGACATGGCTGCCGAAGTGACTTGAGAGTACTCAAACCCATATGCAGTGCTCGAGGAGGCCATGGGCATCCGACGCAGAGGGCTCCTATCCCTGCTGTAATAGGAAGGGCGAGGAGGCGGCACAGCGTGCCTCCCATAGGGGTCTAACCCGCCAGGGACGCAATCGCTCATTGGGGTGCCTATGGGTGGAAGCTGAGTTGACCGGCGATCATAGTAGGGATCTCCCATTGGCGCACAGGGCTGTGCCAAATAGCTCTCGTAGTGCTCGGCCATCCCATACCGCTCGTCGTACACCGGGCGCTCTCCGTACGCTGACATGGGCCGCACTGGGTAAGGTTGGGGATAGTTGCAAGGGAATCCGCCTTCGAAACCACCGCGATCTTTGGGGCATTCTTTAGACCAGTGGCCCTCTTTACCGCACCGAAAACAGCCGTTTTTGTCGCCCATCCCTGGCTGTGTCCGGAGCCGACTTCTCGACAGCTGGACATGGATCCGTCTGCCTTTAAAAACAAGACGGAAGAGTTTGCTCAATAACATCTTGCTGTGGTTATGTTGAAACCATATGCAAAGCCGGGCAGGACCAAATTAATTATAACTACTACCAAAGACAGTTACGGTGTCTTTAGGGAGTCAAATGATCACCTTTGCTCAGTTGGGGGAAGTGGGACTGTGAAGGATGAAAACGGAACACTACTTGCTTGATTGAACTGACTGAAGATTTCATTGACAGCTCTGAAATATTAGTAACTCAGCACAATGTGAAACACTGTAAAAAGACAAACAGGGAAATAGCTTTTTATTTGATAAAATTAACTCATTTCTACCTCCAATGAATTTAATCATAGCTACACTCCCTATATTCAGAGATGTTAATCAGGCAGAACATGCCCGATTAAAGCTACAGCAGTGGATAAAACTTTCAGATGACTGAGTGTTTTCTTGAGATGCAGTATTCAAAGAATCCTCCCTTTCTCCTCAGTTCCACGAAGAACTGAGGACCACATTTCAACAATGGCAATGTATACTGGCCTGGCCGAAGAGGAGAGGCAAAGCTGACAGATCCTTAAGGAAATTACAAGAGTGACCTTCCTTCATTTTCCCCTCTTCCCCCCTTCCCCAATTCTATCACTGAGTTTCAAGACACTCATTCCTTGCTATTCTCGACTAACCTAGAGAAGGACGGAAAAGAAAATTTACTAGAAACACAAGAGCCAGTGTAAACAGATTTACTGATACAACATTCAACTCCCCCACACTACTtgacctcaccccccccccccaacaaactCTGCTTATCAACTCAATAACTTGTGAACAAGGCCCATGCTGGCCTTCAGTATTCCTGCGGAGAATCCTCCAACAAATTATAAAGAGTCAAGACATCAAGGCTTTTTCTTGAAAGCTGCTGCGAATCGGCCACTGCACATTGCTGATCGTGACGTCCCCTTCAAAGAAACAAATATCAGAAGTGGCGGAACCCACGAGATATTAGCACAGGGGGGCACGATCAACCTGAGTCAAGATTCAAATCTCCGTAAACCGATAATCTGAGGACAGAACATTTTATTCCCCCCAGGACCTTCGGAGTAAGATTGAGCTACCCAACAAGTCAATGGATTTTCAGGACAGAGAACATGGCTTAGACATAATAACCAGGTGTTGAAAAGGCAGAAAGACAGAAGCTGGGGCTTGGCAAAGGAAATAAAACATTCCCTCATTACATTCTTAGAAGCCACACCAAAGAAAAATGGTGGCAGCTGTCAAATTCTCATATGATTGAAGATCTGCTAGccaaaaaaaaaagtctcaaaggaTGGAAAAGCCACCAAATTGTTAGTAACCGGCTTCTTCCAAATTTTGTAGCACATTTTCAGTATGTAATTTCAAAACTGGTTAAGCAATTCACAAAGATTACCTACCACCTGCACAAAGTAGGCAAAATACATAGAGTTAGAATTTTAAAACTGGCCAAAATGACGTATTGAACACTGCGAAGAGGTTTTCAGTCTCCTTCAGGCTCCACTGCAAGACCAGTCTTGCCCATGTTTTAGTAACAGTAAAACACGGAGTCGAATGAGGTGCCAGTGTGGAAGGGACACGGAGATGAAGAACAATCACACAGCAAACACAGTTGCAAGTGTTATTCCTTTTTGCTATCTGCATCTTCATCTTACAACATTGCTGCTCTTGTTCTAACCCACAAGGTAAAACGATAAGGAAATGGAACTTGAAAAGTTACAAAATGATAGgcgaaaaaaaaaattgaaacagTATTGATGTGACTGAAAATAGAATTCTGTTCTTAACCAAAAGAATCAAAACAAGTGTCATTCAGGAAATACTATACGTGTGATAGCAGCGGAGGGAAGTGGAATGAGACACAAAGTTGACTAGACCTAACATTTTCTTCCTTTTCGCCCTGCTCCCCTACACATTTTGCTCATTAATTCCTCAAGATTGCCACCCCTTTCTGGGagtagtttatttatttactgggaTACAGTGCAGGATTAGCCCTGCCGGCCCTTCGAGCACGCTGCCCCACAATCCCCCAATTTCACCctaccctaatcacgggacaatttacaatgaccaattaacctaccaacccgtaggtctttggaatgcggaaggaaaccagagcacccggaggaaacccacgtggtcatggggagaacttacGCACTTTACAGgaagcggcaggaattgaacccgggttgccagCCAACCCCAGT from Hemitrygon akajei chromosome 28, sHemAka1.3, whole genome shotgun sequence encodes:
- the LOC140717625 gene encoding RNA-binding protein 4B-like isoform X1 — encoded protein: MVKIFIGNLPRIATKEEIKELFEKYGKLTECDIIKNYGFVHMEDKEAADEAIKNLHHHKLHGLPINVEASKSKVKTSTKLHISNISSECTNQELRARFEEYGPVIECDIVKDYAFVHMEREEDAMEAIRGFDGTEFKGRRIHVQLSRSRLRTQPGMGDKNGCFRCGKEGHWSKECPKDRGGFEGGFPCNYPQPYPVRPMSAYGERPVYDERYGMAEHYESYLAQPCAPMGDPYYDRRSTQLPPIGTPMSDCVPGGLDPYGRHAVPPPRPSYYSRDRSPLRRMPMASSSTAYGFEYSQVTSAAMSTRSPYDVPSTAGNAYVDRMQYSMF